The sequence below is a genomic window from Sulfuracidifex metallicus DSM 6482 = JCM 9184.
AGTCTTCCTCACCTTTTATGCAGTGGACGTGATACTTCCAGCCCTTTTCTTCTTAGTCTCATGCTTCCTGGTTTTTATTCTCTCTTCCTTCGACGCAGGACCTACGTGGGAGTTATTATTCCTCCTTCCCTTCCTTTTTCTGGCTAACTTGTCCTACGTGATCACTATCCTTGTGAAGAGACCATTCAGATCTTTTGTGGGTTCAGTGGTTGTTGCAATTTTCTCCCTTTTCTTCTTCTTCTTCGGCGGGTTAGTTAACCAACTCATCTTGGTTCCCATGGATTTGGTGTCTTTTGCGTTAGCATACTTTCTCTTTAAGGGCGTATCAGTTTGAGGTACGGTTTAGTACTATTGTCAATGGGTATTATCATTCTCCTATTGGGTGAAATTGTGTTTCCTTTCAATCCTACCGTAAGGGTTAAGGACCAGTTCACTATGCCTCCATGGTTTAAGTCAGCCACCGTAAACGTGGTCCACGGTAAGTATCAGATAAAGTCGGAAGGTCTAGAGGAGAACCTGAGCCAAGGTGCAGTGACATGTTTTACTAACTTCACAATGAATGGAAACGGAACGGCCTTAGTTACTCTTCACGGGTTAACATTGTTTTATGGTAAAGACTTCATGGACGTCTCAATATCACTGATGATAGTTGGGATACTTGTGGAGGTAAGCAGGGAAGCAATCAACAGAATGAGAAAGTAGAGGATATGTGGTGAGAGAAGAGATGTTATTTCCTCAGGCTTCTAGTGATATGTAGAAAATGTGAAGTTTGTCTGAACTTTTTATCTTTTTCCTCTCCTTCTTTCTCTTCGCTTTACGTTGCTATCATGTTTGCTCATATGTTGATCATCTCCTGTCAACCGTATACGGTTCTGAATGTCATTTTATTAAGATATATATTGAAAGAGTAAAAGATTAGGAGAAGAGGAAAAAGATGGCTATTTCTTACTTTCCTTTATCCATCCAATCTTATCCTTTCTAAATCCCTTAACTCTCTCCAGAACTTTTACCTTAATCTTGTCGTATATCTTCAGTGTATCACATAAGGGAAAACCCTCGTAAAAAGAATCTATAACGAAGGGATGAAACTCCTCTATCTTCTTATCTAACGAGGACAGTTCTACGAAGTATACGTCTATCCATTCCTCTTGGTGCATGGGAACATTGCCTTCACCGATCACCAAGATGTCGTAGTCGCTCTCCTCCGTGAAGTCTCCTCTACCTCTGGAGCCGAAAAGGATAACCGTATATTTACTGCACAATTCGTAAACGTAATCCATGAATTCTCTTTGTCTAATAGACAATCTACTTTCACGATTATTTTGAGGTTCTTTCATTAGCATCTGGAAATGATCTTATCACATAAATTCCCTTTCCTCTTTGCCCTTTTTTGTTTCTGGCTTCATCTGATTATGGAATGTTACCCTTATGGTTTAGCGATTACATAAATCTTTATGTAAAGTTTTAGAAGTTATAGATTCTCTCATTCAAATTAGGCGCTGAAACTAAATTGTGATCGTCCTCTTAAATACTAATACCATATGAAAGTCTGTCGTATCAATTCTCTTTTAAACTTGTATAAGGTACGCTTACACGAAGTAATATCTACTTTCTTTATTAAGGTTAAGCTTTTGAGATTAGCCTTCTCCAATTCTAGTTTAAGTACGTAACGTAAATATAAAGCCTTCATAAATAAGAAAATCTAACTGGAACCACTCTCATATCTTCTCCTTCTTTGATAAAATAGAGACATAAATAAGGAAATTCAGTGTTTTAGATGGTGTAATTCACACGTTCGAAGTTTATATAAGATACTTAGGCTACACTGAAATATAAAGAGTTTAAGGAGATTTATTATCTATCCTTTAGCTAGTCTCTATTCAGCTTCCATTATACCTGACTAACCTTCACTATTCCTCCTTGTTCTCTTTACCGAAGGAGTAGCTTACGCATATCTCGAAACCGTAACTTTCTTTTGTACACGTTATCTCTCTCTTGTCGTCTAGGCTTAGCATGTTATATAGATTATAAATAAATCTTATAACTCTTGTTGCACATAAACTTGTTTAAATATATCAAATGTCATACTCTATACTTATACATTACAAAGGTAGACTTTATCTTTGAAATGGATCAAATAAAATACAAAAGAAGTAAAGAACATTTTGATGAATCATGCTTTAATTCCAGCATTATCATCTAAACTGGAGATTATCGGGTCATTCACATGGAGGTTACAATAGGAGTTCCCACTTACAGAGAAGGGGGTTAAGGGGGCGGAAAGCCTCGCCTTTTAAGGCGGGGATGGATAGCCCCCTTATATTTAAATATTTCTTTTTTCAAAAATCTTTTAGTGACGCTAACGATGCTCCTCCCCAGCTCGATTGGGGGCTTAATGGGACTGTGAGAGGAGCAACCATCATCTTCCTTTTCCTTCAAGGGACTAGAGCTCAGCAATGAAAGTCCCCTACTCACTCTGTCCAAATGGGAGTGGTTCTCTGAGCCACTCGACTGCCCACCAAATGAGAGATGTAATCCCGAATCGATGGTGGGAACTATGAACCCTCTGGAGGGGAACCCTCGCCCTTCCAGGGCGGGGAGGAAGTCAGAGGAACGATGGTACCACAATTGAAGGTTTTCTCGAGGCTCTAAGGAGGCAATCCTTTAGGAGGTTCAGAGTTCTCTTGGTCTACAAACCCTCTGAGGGAGATAGGACGGAGGAGGTGATCTCAAGGTATAAGGACAAGTTAGACTTGGAAATAATATATCAGGACAAAGGTTACATTGAGGAGGCTATGAACATGCTGTTTTCTAGGGCAGATTCCGACTTGCTTCTCTTGACTGATGACGGCACTGTTCCCTCAAGTAACTGGGTAGAAGATCACGTTAAATCCCATCAGGTTTCGGAAAGGGGAATAGTTGGAAACAACAAGACGGTGAGGAAGATTAGGTTTGGCTTAGCGGAGAGGATCTACTCCAAGATATTCGAGAAACCAATAGACCCAAGGATGTCAGAATACGTAGTCATTATAGCGGAGACTGGTCTCTGGACTTACAATAAAAATGTGATGAAGTCTGGAAACGTCGTGAAGACCCTCGGTCTATCGGGTTATAATATGAGTGTTAAAAGGGAAGTATACAAGGACTTCAGACTTGAGGAAATGACCTTTCGTGGGGCTTATTACGAGAACTACCTAGGAGTTCACGCCTTGAGGAAAGGTTTTCACTCAGTCCTCATCGAGAACTGTTGCGAGACTGTTCACCTTGAGAGAGAGTCCATAAGTAGATCTAAGGATCTAAACGTGATCAAACAGCTCTACGCTGAAAGCGTGTTGTCAGCGTATTATTTCTCCAAGTTTTATAAGGTCAACTTGAAAAAACTATTTTTTGACATGAAAATTAAGACAATGAAGTGGAACATGAAGGATAAAAGGCCTGAGTCTCTTGCTGCAGTGTAAGGTCTAAGGATAGGTCTAAGGATAGCCCTTGAAGCAATTAAAGGAGGATATGAAGCGAGGCGAGTGAGAGAAATGCTGAGGAAGAGCTTGAAGATTAGCATGTGAAAGGGCGCGTTCATGTTAATATCTTGCTCTTTTTCTCTAGCTGACATAAAGAAAAATACACTTTTACCTGGTAATATAGGAAAGGGATAGGAGAGAAGAAAGAAGGAAAATGCGTTTTGGGATGGATGCATTTTTTGAGATGTTTTGAGATGCTAAACATTTTTATCTTGAGGCATGATAAGGTAAAAATAGGAGGAATTTTCTTCGCTTAAAGTTAATCTTCTTATCCTTCTTTCTTCTCTTATACATATTATTTATTTACATCACAGTAAAAGTCATGTCAAGTTATGAAGGAAGTCAGCAAAACTTTGCTATGTAATTTTATTGCTCCTTTTATTTGTTTTTCCTTTAACTCTTCTCAGCTTCTTCTCTTCAACTTCCTCTTTCCACTCATCTAGTTAAAAGTTAATTATGCGTTCACTTAAAACCTAATACTTCAGCATAGTTTCCTAGATCCAATAGACCGTGACCTGAGAAGCTCACCAACACGGTCTTCTTCTCTCCTTCCTCTCTAGCTTGATCCGCTATTTCCTTTATTATTGGTAACGCGTGGCTAGTTTCAGGAGCAGGAACCCATCCCTCAACCTCGGAGAATATCCTAGCCCACTTGAAAGCTGTGTCTTGATCGTAGTCCCTAGATTCAACTATCCCTTTGTTCATGAGTAGGGAAAGTGTTGGTGCAACGGCGTGGTATCTCAATCCTCCTGCGTATACTGGCGGAGGTATGAACTGTGAACCTATAGTGTACATCTTTAGCTGGGGTAGAACCTTCCCGCTGTCAGGGTAATCATATCTGTATACACCTTGTGTCATCTTGGGTACCTCTAGCGATCCTGAGGCTATGTACTTTCTCCTGATTTTTCCGCTTCTCAACTCGTCTCCAAGGAAGGGATAAGCTAATGCTGCATAGTTGGAACCACCTCCCACCACCCCTATGATGTAATCTGGATTTTCGCCAGCCATCTCCATTTGCACCTTAGCTTCCTGACCTGCGATTGTCTTGAACATTATGTCGGAGTTGACTACGCTCCCTACCACGTACTTTCCTCTGTTCTCCAAAGCGAACCTAACTGCGTCCGTGATTGCTATACCTAGGGAGCCAGGGTTGTTAGGATCCTTCTCAAGCAGTTCCCTACCGTAAGGTGTGAACTCTGAAGGAGAAGGATGTACGTCTGCCCTATACATCTGCATTAAGTACCGTCTGTATGGTTTTGCGAAGTAGCTTGTCCTAACCATGAAAACGTGAGCCTTCACTTTGAATAGAGCTGCAGCTAAGGAAACTGCTGCACCCCACTGTCCTGCCCCAGTTTCTGTGGACACAAAATTAGCTCCCTCCTCTTTGGCGAAGTAAACGTGTGCAAGGGCACTGTTTATCTTATGTGATCCGGTGTAAGTGTGGCTCTCCATTTTCAGGAAAATCTTAACCGTGTTTCCCAAGTAGTCCTCGAGTTTTCTAGCCCTTATAAGCGGGGTAGGTCTTCCAATCTGCATGTACCTATCGAGAATCTCTTCAGGTATCTTAGGATACCTTTCCTGCGAGAATTCATATTCAAGGACTTTTGAGGGTAGAACTTGCTTGAGGATTTCCATTGACCTACCTGTTTCGTCCATAGGTGTAGGTAACGGCTCTGGAAGATCTGGCAATATGTTGTACCACGTTTTAGGTATCTGATCCTGAGGTAAATCGTATCTAGTTATCATAAGATATTATATATATCTAAGTCCTTAAAAAGAGGACTTCCTCGCACTATTACATGAACCGTGTGGCGACAGGATAAGAGACGTTTACACACAACTATAATTCCAACAGATCACGTCAGGGGCTGAAGTAAGACTAAATGAAGAGGATACGTATAGA
It includes:
- a CDS encoding nucleotidyltransferase domain-containing protein, yielding MSIRQREFMDYVYELCSKYTVILFGSRGRGDFTEESDYDILVIGEGNVPMHQEEWIDVYFVELSSLDKKIEEFHPFVIDSFYEGFPLCDTLKIYDKIKVKVLERVKGFRKDKIGWIKESKK
- a CDS encoding TrpB-like pyridoxal phosphate-dependent enzyme, with product MITRYDLPQDQIPKTWYNILPDLPEPLPTPMDETGRSMEILKQVLPSKVLEYEFSQERYPKIPEEILDRYMQIGRPTPLIRARKLEDYLGNTVKIFLKMESHTYTGSHKINSALAHVYFAKEEGANFVSTETGAGQWGAAVSLAAALFKVKAHVFMVRTSYFAKPYRRYLMQMYRADVHPSPSEFTPYGRELLEKDPNNPGSLGIAITDAVRFALENRGKYVVGSVVNSDIMFKTIAGQEAKVQMEMAGENPDYIIGVVGGGSNYAALAYPFLGDELRSGKIRRKYIASGSLEVPKMTQGVYRYDYPDSGKVLPQLKMYTIGSQFIPPPVYAGGLRYHAVAPTLSLLMNKGIVESRDYDQDTAFKWARIFSEVEGWVPAPETSHALPIIKEIADQAREEGEKKTVLVSFSGHGLLDLGNYAEVLGFK